In Cyclopterus lumpus isolate fCycLum1 chromosome 9, fCycLum1.pri, whole genome shotgun sequence, a single genomic region encodes these proteins:
- the LOC117736059 gene encoding far upstream element-binding protein 3-like isoform X6, producing MAELQGQASLGQPGLKADGLADVLQRARQMVGKMGGDAMSHLNSSSGSIEPSLYYPGQKRPGEDGVGNQLAAMGHQSRVITEDYKVPDRMVGFIIGRGGEQITRIQLESGCKIQIAADSGGLMERPCSLTGTPESIEQAKRLLIQIVDRCRNGPGFHGDGEGGASVQEMLIPASKVGLVIGRGGDTIKQLQERAGVKMMMIQDGPMPTGADKPLRISGDPYKVQAARELVLEVIREKDGDFRSGRNDFSARLGGASLDVPVPRFAVGIVIGRNGEMIKKIQNDAGVRIQFKADDGISPERVAMVMGQPDRCQHAVHLINELIQTAQERDGFGSALRSGRVRGRGDWTMGSPGPLQEVTYTIPADKCGLVIGKGGETIKSINQQSGAHVELQRNPPPSTDPNTRVFTIRGTAQQMDLARQLIDDKIGGSGIMSNGGFGFSPFTQGPAAHQNCGSGQTFLTGVWGNTYQTSWQNPGQQDPGQQNQPQSLMADYSKAWEDYYKKQSQSSQQSSVPDYTAALAEYYRQQQPYLWNAAQIQNEEEQ from the exons ATGGTGGGTAAGATGGGCGGAGACGCCATGTCTCACCTCAACAGCTCCTCAGGAAGCATTGAGCCCTCGCTGTACTACCCTGGACAGAAACGACCAGGAGAAGACGGAG taggTAACCAGCTAGCAGCCATGGGGCATCAAAG cagggTAATCACAGAGGATTACAAGGTCCCCGACAGGATGGTCGGCTTCA TTattggaagaggaggggagcagATCACCAGGATCCAGTTGGAGTCCGGCTGCAAGATCCAGATTGCTGCCG acagcGGAGGTCTGATGGAGCGGCCATGTTCCCTGACTGGAACTCCAGAGAGCATCGA gcaGGCGAAGCGTCTCCTGATCCAGATCGTGGATCGCTGCAGAAACGGTCCGGGTTTTCACGGCGACGGTGAAGGCGGAGCCTCCGTGCAGGAGATGCTGATCCCTGCCAGCAAGGTGGGGCTGGTGATTGGCCGAGGAGGAGACACCATCAAACAGCTGCAG GAGCGTGCGggggtgaagatgatgatgatccaGGACGGTCCGATGCCCACGGGAGCCGACAAACCTCTCCGCATCTCCGGAGACCCGTACAAAGTGCAG gcAGCGAGGGAGTTGGTGCTGGAGGTGATCCGGGAGAAGGACGGAGACTTCAGGTCGGGACGCAACGACTTCAGCGCTCGTCTGGGAGGAGCCAGCCTGGAC GTTCCAGTTCCCAGGTTTGCTGTCGGCATCGTGATCGGCAGGAACGGAGAAATGATCAAGAAGATCCAGAACGACGCCGGAGTCCGGATCCAGTTCAAAGCAG ATGACGGCATCAGTCCAGAGCGCGTTGCCATGGTGATGGGTCAGCCAGACCGCTGTCAGCATGCTGTTCACCTCATCAACGAGCTCATCCAGACCGCACAG GAGCGTGATGGTTTCGGCTCGGCCCTGCGGAGCGGCAGGGTCAGAGGTCGTGGTGATTGGACCATGGGCTCCCCCGGCCCGCTACAGGAAGTGACCTACACCATCCCGGCTGACAAGTGCGGCCTGGTCATCGGCAAAG gaggagaaaccATCAAGAGCATCAACCAGCAGTCCGGGGCCCACGTGGAGCTCCagaggaacccccccccctccaccgaCCCCAACACTCGGGTCTTCACCATCCGGGGTACCGCCCAGCAGATGGACCTGGCCCGCCAGCTCATAGACGACAAGATCGGG GGTTCGGGGATCATGAGTAACGGAGGTTTTGGATTCAGTCCTTTCACTCAGGGACCTGCTGCCCACCAGAA ctgtggcAGCGGTCAGACCTTCCTCACTGGCGTTTGGGGAAACACCTACCAGACCAGCTGGCAGAACCCTGGACAACAAGACCCCG GTCAACAGAACCAACCTCAGAGCCTGATGGCCGACTACAGTAAGGCCTGGGAGGACTACTACAAGAAGCAGA gtcaGTCGTCTCAGCAGAGTTCAGTTCCAGACTACACTGCAGCGTTAGCAGAATACTACAGACAGCAGCAGCCCTACCTGTGGAATGCCGCCCagatacag AACGAGGAAGAGCAATGa
- the LOC117736059 gene encoding far upstream element-binding protein 3-like isoform X10: MAELQGQASLGQPGLKADGLADVLQRARQMVGKMGGDAMSHLNSSSGSIEPSLYYPGQKRPGEDGVGNQLAAMGHQSRVITEDYKVPDRMVGFIIGRGGEQITRIQLESGCKIQIAADSGGLMERPCSLTGTPESIEQAKRLLIQIVDRCRNGPGFHGDGEGGASVQEMLIPASKVGLVIGRGGDTIKQLQERAGVKMMMIQDGPMPTGADKPLRISGDPYKVQVPVPRFAVGIVIGRNGEMIKKIQNDAGVRIQFKADDGISPERVAMVMGQPDRCQHAVHLINELIQTAQERDGFGSALRSGRVRGRGDWTMGSPGPLQEVTYTIPADKCGLVIGKGGETIKSINQQSGAHVELQRNPPPSTDPNTRVFTIRGTAQQMDLARQLIDDKIGGSGIMSNGGFGFSPFTQGPAAHQNCGSGQTFLTGVWGNTYQTSWQNPGQQDPGQQNQPQSLMADYSKAWEDYYKKQSQSSQQSSVPDYTAALAEYYRQQQPYLWNAAQIQNEEEQ; this comes from the exons ATGGTGGGTAAGATGGGCGGAGACGCCATGTCTCACCTCAACAGCTCCTCAGGAAGCATTGAGCCCTCGCTGTACTACCCTGGACAGAAACGACCAGGAGAAGACGGAG taggTAACCAGCTAGCAGCCATGGGGCATCAAAG cagggTAATCACAGAGGATTACAAGGTCCCCGACAGGATGGTCGGCTTCA TTattggaagaggaggggagcagATCACCAGGATCCAGTTGGAGTCCGGCTGCAAGATCCAGATTGCTGCCG acagcGGAGGTCTGATGGAGCGGCCATGTTCCCTGACTGGAACTCCAGAGAGCATCGA gcaGGCGAAGCGTCTCCTGATCCAGATCGTGGATCGCTGCAGAAACGGTCCGGGTTTTCACGGCGACGGTGAAGGCGGAGCCTCCGTGCAGGAGATGCTGATCCCTGCCAGCAAGGTGGGGCTGGTGATTGGCCGAGGAGGAGACACCATCAAACAGCTGCAG GAGCGTGCGggggtgaagatgatgatgatccaGGACGGTCCGATGCCCACGGGAGCCGACAAACCTCTCCGCATCTCCGGAGACCCGTACAAAGTGCAG GTTCCAGTTCCCAGGTTTGCTGTCGGCATCGTGATCGGCAGGAACGGAGAAATGATCAAGAAGATCCAGAACGACGCCGGAGTCCGGATCCAGTTCAAAGCAG ATGACGGCATCAGTCCAGAGCGCGTTGCCATGGTGATGGGTCAGCCAGACCGCTGTCAGCATGCTGTTCACCTCATCAACGAGCTCATCCAGACCGCACAG GAGCGTGATGGTTTCGGCTCGGCCCTGCGGAGCGGCAGGGTCAGAGGTCGTGGTGATTGGACCATGGGCTCCCCCGGCCCGCTACAGGAAGTGACCTACACCATCCCGGCTGACAAGTGCGGCCTGGTCATCGGCAAAG gaggagaaaccATCAAGAGCATCAACCAGCAGTCCGGGGCCCACGTGGAGCTCCagaggaacccccccccctccaccgaCCCCAACACTCGGGTCTTCACCATCCGGGGTACCGCCCAGCAGATGGACCTGGCCCGCCAGCTCATAGACGACAAGATCGGG GGTTCGGGGATCATGAGTAACGGAGGTTTTGGATTCAGTCCTTTCACTCAGGGACCTGCTGCCCACCAGAA ctgtggcAGCGGTCAGACCTTCCTCACTGGCGTTTGGGGAAACACCTACCAGACCAGCTGGCAGAACCCTGGACAACAAGACCCCG GTCAACAGAACCAACCTCAGAGCCTGATGGCCGACTACAGTAAGGCCTGGGAGGACTACTACAAGAAGCAGA gtcaGTCGTCTCAGCAGAGTTCAGTTCCAGACTACACTGCAGCGTTAGCAGAATACTACAGACAGCAGCAGCCCTACCTGTGGAATGCCGCCCagatacag AACGAGGAAGAGCAATGa
- the LOC117736059 gene encoding far upstream element-binding protein 3-like isoform X9 translates to MAELQGQASLGQPGLKADGLADVLQRARQMVGKMGGDAMSHLNSSSGSIEPSLYYPGQKRPGEDGVGNQLAAMGHQSRVITEDYKVPDRMVGFIIGRGGEQITRIQLESGCKIQIAADSGGLMERPCSLTGTPESIEQAKRLLIQIVDRCRNGPGFHGDGEGGASVQEMLIPASKVGLVIGRGGDTIKQLQERAGVKMMMIQDGPMPTGADKPLRISGDPYKVQAARELVLEVIREKDGDFRSGRNDFSARLGGASLDVPVPRFAVGIVIGRNGEMIKKIQNDAGVRIQFKADDGISPERVAMVMGQPDRCQHAVHLINELIQTAQERDGFGSALRSGRVRGRGDWTMGSPGPLQEVTYTIPADKCGLVIGKGGETIKSINQQSGAHVELQRNPPPSTDPNTRVFTIRGTAQQMDLARQLIDDKIGGSGIMSNGGFGFSPFTQGPAAHQNCGSGQTFLTGVWGNTYQTSWQNPGQQDPGQSSQQSSVPDYTAALAEYYRQQQPYLWNAAQIQNEEEQ, encoded by the exons ATGGTGGGTAAGATGGGCGGAGACGCCATGTCTCACCTCAACAGCTCCTCAGGAAGCATTGAGCCCTCGCTGTACTACCCTGGACAGAAACGACCAGGAGAAGACGGAG taggTAACCAGCTAGCAGCCATGGGGCATCAAAG cagggTAATCACAGAGGATTACAAGGTCCCCGACAGGATGGTCGGCTTCA TTattggaagaggaggggagcagATCACCAGGATCCAGTTGGAGTCCGGCTGCAAGATCCAGATTGCTGCCG acagcGGAGGTCTGATGGAGCGGCCATGTTCCCTGACTGGAACTCCAGAGAGCATCGA gcaGGCGAAGCGTCTCCTGATCCAGATCGTGGATCGCTGCAGAAACGGTCCGGGTTTTCACGGCGACGGTGAAGGCGGAGCCTCCGTGCAGGAGATGCTGATCCCTGCCAGCAAGGTGGGGCTGGTGATTGGCCGAGGAGGAGACACCATCAAACAGCTGCAG GAGCGTGCGggggtgaagatgatgatgatccaGGACGGTCCGATGCCCACGGGAGCCGACAAACCTCTCCGCATCTCCGGAGACCCGTACAAAGTGCAG gcAGCGAGGGAGTTGGTGCTGGAGGTGATCCGGGAGAAGGACGGAGACTTCAGGTCGGGACGCAACGACTTCAGCGCTCGTCTGGGAGGAGCCAGCCTGGAC GTTCCAGTTCCCAGGTTTGCTGTCGGCATCGTGATCGGCAGGAACGGAGAAATGATCAAGAAGATCCAGAACGACGCCGGAGTCCGGATCCAGTTCAAAGCAG ATGACGGCATCAGTCCAGAGCGCGTTGCCATGGTGATGGGTCAGCCAGACCGCTGTCAGCATGCTGTTCACCTCATCAACGAGCTCATCCAGACCGCACAG GAGCGTGATGGTTTCGGCTCGGCCCTGCGGAGCGGCAGGGTCAGAGGTCGTGGTGATTGGACCATGGGCTCCCCCGGCCCGCTACAGGAAGTGACCTACACCATCCCGGCTGACAAGTGCGGCCTGGTCATCGGCAAAG gaggagaaaccATCAAGAGCATCAACCAGCAGTCCGGGGCCCACGTGGAGCTCCagaggaacccccccccctccaccgaCCCCAACACTCGGGTCTTCACCATCCGGGGTACCGCCCAGCAGATGGACCTGGCCCGCCAGCTCATAGACGACAAGATCGGG GGTTCGGGGATCATGAGTAACGGAGGTTTTGGATTCAGTCCTTTCACTCAGGGACCTGCTGCCCACCAGAA ctgtggcAGCGGTCAGACCTTCCTCACTGGCGTTTGGGGAAACACCTACCAGACCAGCTGGCAGAACCCTGGACAACAAGACCCCG gtcaGTCGTCTCAGCAGAGTTCAGTTCCAGACTACACTGCAGCGTTAGCAGAATACTACAGACAGCAGCAGCCCTACCTGTGGAATGCCGCCCagatacag AACGAGGAAGAGCAATGa
- the LOC117736059 gene encoding far upstream element-binding protein 3-like isoform X3: protein MAELQGQASLGQPGLKADGLADVLQRARQMVGKMGGDAMSHLNSSSGSIEPSLYYPGQKRPGEDGGNQLAAMGHQSRVITEDYKVPDRMVGFIIGRGGEQITRIQLESGCKIQIAADSGGLMERPCSLTGTPESIEQAKRLLIQIVDRCRNGPGFHGDGEGGASVQEMLIPASKVGLVIGRGGDTIKQLQERAGVKMMMIQDGPMPTGADKPLRISGDPYKVQAARELVLEVIREKDGDFRSGRNDFSARLGGASLDSVSLQVPVPRFAVGIVIGRNGEMIKKIQNDAGVRIQFKADDGISPERVAMVMGQPDRCQHAVHLINELIQTAQERDGFGSALRSGRVRGRGDWTMGSPGPLQEVTYTIPADKCGLVIGKGGETIKSINQQSGAHVELQRNPPPSTDPNTRVFTIRGTAQQMDLARQLIDDKIGGSGIMSNGGFGFSPFTQGPAAHQNCGSGQTFLTGVWGNTYQTSWQNPGQQDPGQQNQPQSLMADYSKAWEDYYKKQSQSSQQSSVPDYTAALAEYYRQQQPYLWNAAQIQNEEEQ, encoded by the exons ATGGTGGGTAAGATGGGCGGAGACGCCATGTCTCACCTCAACAGCTCCTCAGGAAGCATTGAGCCCTCGCTGTACTACCCTGGACAGAAACGACCAGGAGAAGACGGAG gTAACCAGCTAGCAGCCATGGGGCATCAAAG cagggTAATCACAGAGGATTACAAGGTCCCCGACAGGATGGTCGGCTTCA TTattggaagaggaggggagcagATCACCAGGATCCAGTTGGAGTCCGGCTGCAAGATCCAGATTGCTGCCG acagcGGAGGTCTGATGGAGCGGCCATGTTCCCTGACTGGAACTCCAGAGAGCATCGA gcaGGCGAAGCGTCTCCTGATCCAGATCGTGGATCGCTGCAGAAACGGTCCGGGTTTTCACGGCGACGGTGAAGGCGGAGCCTCCGTGCAGGAGATGCTGATCCCTGCCAGCAAGGTGGGGCTGGTGATTGGCCGAGGAGGAGACACCATCAAACAGCTGCAG GAGCGTGCGggggtgaagatgatgatgatccaGGACGGTCCGATGCCCACGGGAGCCGACAAACCTCTCCGCATCTCCGGAGACCCGTACAAAGTGCAG gcAGCGAGGGAGTTGGTGCTGGAGGTGATCCGGGAGAAGGACGGAGACTTCAGGTCGGGACGCAACGACTTCAGCGCTCGTCTGGGAGGAGCCAGCCTGGAC TCCGTCTCTCTGCAGGTTCCAGTTCCCAGGTTTGCTGTCGGCATCGTGATCGGCAGGAACGGAGAAATGATCAAGAAGATCCAGAACGACGCCGGAGTCCGGATCCAGTTCAAAGCAG ATGACGGCATCAGTCCAGAGCGCGTTGCCATGGTGATGGGTCAGCCAGACCGCTGTCAGCATGCTGTTCACCTCATCAACGAGCTCATCCAGACCGCACAG GAGCGTGATGGTTTCGGCTCGGCCCTGCGGAGCGGCAGGGTCAGAGGTCGTGGTGATTGGACCATGGGCTCCCCCGGCCCGCTACAGGAAGTGACCTACACCATCCCGGCTGACAAGTGCGGCCTGGTCATCGGCAAAG gaggagaaaccATCAAGAGCATCAACCAGCAGTCCGGGGCCCACGTGGAGCTCCagaggaacccccccccctccaccgaCCCCAACACTCGGGTCTTCACCATCCGGGGTACCGCCCAGCAGATGGACCTGGCCCGCCAGCTCATAGACGACAAGATCGGG GGTTCGGGGATCATGAGTAACGGAGGTTTTGGATTCAGTCCTTTCACTCAGGGACCTGCTGCCCACCAGAA ctgtggcAGCGGTCAGACCTTCCTCACTGGCGTTTGGGGAAACACCTACCAGACCAGCTGGCAGAACCCTGGACAACAAGACCCCG GTCAACAGAACCAACCTCAGAGCCTGATGGCCGACTACAGTAAGGCCTGGGAGGACTACTACAAGAAGCAGA gtcaGTCGTCTCAGCAGAGTTCAGTTCCAGACTACACTGCAGCGTTAGCAGAATACTACAGACAGCAGCAGCCCTACCTGTGGAATGCCGCCCagatacag AACGAGGAAGAGCAATGa
- the LOC117736059 gene encoding far upstream element-binding protein 3-like isoform X4: MAELQGQASLGQPGLKADGLADVLQRARQMVGKMGGDAMSHLNSSSGSIEPSLYYPGQKRPGEDGGNQLAAMGHQRVITEDYKVPDRMVGFIIGRGGEQITRIQLESGCKIQIAADSGGLMERPCSLTGTPESIEQAKRLLIQIVDRCRNGPGFHGDGEGGASVQEMLIPASKVGLVIGRGGDTIKQLQERAGVKMMMIQDGPMPTGADKPLRISGDPYKVQAARELVLEVIREKDGDFRSGRNDFSARLGGASLDSVSLQVPVPRFAVGIVIGRNGEMIKKIQNDAGVRIQFKADDGISPERVAMVMGQPDRCQHAVHLINELIQTAQERDGFGSALRSGRVRGRGDWTMGSPGPLQEVTYTIPADKCGLVIGKGGETIKSINQQSGAHVELQRNPPPSTDPNTRVFTIRGTAQQMDLARQLIDDKIGGSGIMSNGGFGFSPFTQGPAAHQNCGSGQTFLTGVWGNTYQTSWQNPGQQDPGQQNQPQSLMADYSKAWEDYYKKQSQSSQQSSVPDYTAALAEYYRQQQPYLWNAAQIQNEEEQ; encoded by the exons ATGGTGGGTAAGATGGGCGGAGACGCCATGTCTCACCTCAACAGCTCCTCAGGAAGCATTGAGCCCTCGCTGTACTACCCTGGACAGAAACGACCAGGAGAAGACGGAG gTAACCAGCTAGCAGCCATGGGGCATCAAAG ggTAATCACAGAGGATTACAAGGTCCCCGACAGGATGGTCGGCTTCA TTattggaagaggaggggagcagATCACCAGGATCCAGTTGGAGTCCGGCTGCAAGATCCAGATTGCTGCCG acagcGGAGGTCTGATGGAGCGGCCATGTTCCCTGACTGGAACTCCAGAGAGCATCGA gcaGGCGAAGCGTCTCCTGATCCAGATCGTGGATCGCTGCAGAAACGGTCCGGGTTTTCACGGCGACGGTGAAGGCGGAGCCTCCGTGCAGGAGATGCTGATCCCTGCCAGCAAGGTGGGGCTGGTGATTGGCCGAGGAGGAGACACCATCAAACAGCTGCAG GAGCGTGCGggggtgaagatgatgatgatccaGGACGGTCCGATGCCCACGGGAGCCGACAAACCTCTCCGCATCTCCGGAGACCCGTACAAAGTGCAG gcAGCGAGGGAGTTGGTGCTGGAGGTGATCCGGGAGAAGGACGGAGACTTCAGGTCGGGACGCAACGACTTCAGCGCTCGTCTGGGAGGAGCCAGCCTGGAC TCCGTCTCTCTGCAGGTTCCAGTTCCCAGGTTTGCTGTCGGCATCGTGATCGGCAGGAACGGAGAAATGATCAAGAAGATCCAGAACGACGCCGGAGTCCGGATCCAGTTCAAAGCAG ATGACGGCATCAGTCCAGAGCGCGTTGCCATGGTGATGGGTCAGCCAGACCGCTGTCAGCATGCTGTTCACCTCATCAACGAGCTCATCCAGACCGCACAG GAGCGTGATGGTTTCGGCTCGGCCCTGCGGAGCGGCAGGGTCAGAGGTCGTGGTGATTGGACCATGGGCTCCCCCGGCCCGCTACAGGAAGTGACCTACACCATCCCGGCTGACAAGTGCGGCCTGGTCATCGGCAAAG gaggagaaaccATCAAGAGCATCAACCAGCAGTCCGGGGCCCACGTGGAGCTCCagaggaacccccccccctccaccgaCCCCAACACTCGGGTCTTCACCATCCGGGGTACCGCCCAGCAGATGGACCTGGCCCGCCAGCTCATAGACGACAAGATCGGG GGTTCGGGGATCATGAGTAACGGAGGTTTTGGATTCAGTCCTTTCACTCAGGGACCTGCTGCCCACCAGAA ctgtggcAGCGGTCAGACCTTCCTCACTGGCGTTTGGGGAAACACCTACCAGACCAGCTGGCAGAACCCTGGACAACAAGACCCCG GTCAACAGAACCAACCTCAGAGCCTGATGGCCGACTACAGTAAGGCCTGGGAGGACTACTACAAGAAGCAGA gtcaGTCGTCTCAGCAGAGTTCAGTTCCAGACTACACTGCAGCGTTAGCAGAATACTACAGACAGCAGCAGCCCTACCTGTGGAATGCCGCCCagatacag AACGAGGAAGAGCAATGa
- the LOC117736059 gene encoding far upstream element-binding protein 3-like isoform X7 has product MAELQGQASLGQPGLKADGLADVLQRARQMVGKMGGDAMSHLNSSSGSIEPSLYYPGQKRPGEDGVGNQLAAMGHQSRVITEDYKVPDRMVGFIIGRGGEQITRIQLESGCKIQIAADSGGLMERPCSLTGTPESIEQAKRLLIQIVDRCRNGPGFHGDGEGGASVQEMLIPASKVGLVIGRGGDTIKQLQERAGVKMMMIQDGPMPTGADKPLRISGDPYKVQAARELVLEVIREKDGDFRSGRNDFSARLGGASLDSVSLQVPVPRFAVGIVIGRNGEMIKKIQNDAGVRIQFKADDGISPERVAMVMGQPDRCQHAVHLINELIQTAQERDGFGSALRSGRVRGRGDWTMGSPGPLQEVTYTIPADKCGLVIGKGGETIKSINQQSGAHVELQRNPPPSTDPNTRVFTIRGTAQQMDLARQLIDDKIGGSGIMSNGGFGFSPFTQGPAAHQNCGSGQTFLTGVWGNTYQTSWQNPGQQDPGQSSQQSSVPDYTAALAEYYRQQQPYLWNAAQIQNEEEQ; this is encoded by the exons ATGGTGGGTAAGATGGGCGGAGACGCCATGTCTCACCTCAACAGCTCCTCAGGAAGCATTGAGCCCTCGCTGTACTACCCTGGACAGAAACGACCAGGAGAAGACGGAG taggTAACCAGCTAGCAGCCATGGGGCATCAAAG cagggTAATCACAGAGGATTACAAGGTCCCCGACAGGATGGTCGGCTTCA TTattggaagaggaggggagcagATCACCAGGATCCAGTTGGAGTCCGGCTGCAAGATCCAGATTGCTGCCG acagcGGAGGTCTGATGGAGCGGCCATGTTCCCTGACTGGAACTCCAGAGAGCATCGA gcaGGCGAAGCGTCTCCTGATCCAGATCGTGGATCGCTGCAGAAACGGTCCGGGTTTTCACGGCGACGGTGAAGGCGGAGCCTCCGTGCAGGAGATGCTGATCCCTGCCAGCAAGGTGGGGCTGGTGATTGGCCGAGGAGGAGACACCATCAAACAGCTGCAG GAGCGTGCGggggtgaagatgatgatgatccaGGACGGTCCGATGCCCACGGGAGCCGACAAACCTCTCCGCATCTCCGGAGACCCGTACAAAGTGCAG gcAGCGAGGGAGTTGGTGCTGGAGGTGATCCGGGAGAAGGACGGAGACTTCAGGTCGGGACGCAACGACTTCAGCGCTCGTCTGGGAGGAGCCAGCCTGGAC TCCGTCTCTCTGCAGGTTCCAGTTCCCAGGTTTGCTGTCGGCATCGTGATCGGCAGGAACGGAGAAATGATCAAGAAGATCCAGAACGACGCCGGAGTCCGGATCCAGTTCAAAGCAG ATGACGGCATCAGTCCAGAGCGCGTTGCCATGGTGATGGGTCAGCCAGACCGCTGTCAGCATGCTGTTCACCTCATCAACGAGCTCATCCAGACCGCACAG GAGCGTGATGGTTTCGGCTCGGCCCTGCGGAGCGGCAGGGTCAGAGGTCGTGGTGATTGGACCATGGGCTCCCCCGGCCCGCTACAGGAAGTGACCTACACCATCCCGGCTGACAAGTGCGGCCTGGTCATCGGCAAAG gaggagaaaccATCAAGAGCATCAACCAGCAGTCCGGGGCCCACGTGGAGCTCCagaggaacccccccccctccaccgaCCCCAACACTCGGGTCTTCACCATCCGGGGTACCGCCCAGCAGATGGACCTGGCCCGCCAGCTCATAGACGACAAGATCGGG GGTTCGGGGATCATGAGTAACGGAGGTTTTGGATTCAGTCCTTTCACTCAGGGACCTGCTGCCCACCAGAA ctgtggcAGCGGTCAGACCTTCCTCACTGGCGTTTGGGGAAACACCTACCAGACCAGCTGGCAGAACCCTGGACAACAAGACCCCG gtcaGTCGTCTCAGCAGAGTTCAGTTCCAGACTACACTGCAGCGTTAGCAGAATACTACAGACAGCAGCAGCCCTACCTGTGGAATGCCGCCCagatacag AACGAGGAAGAGCAATGa
- the LOC117736059 gene encoding far upstream element-binding protein 3-like isoform X5 has protein sequence MAELQGQASLGQPGLKADGLADVLQRARQMVGKMGGDAMSHLNSSSGSIEPSLYYPGQKRPGEDGVGNQLAAMGHQSRVITEDYKVPDRMVGFIIGRGGEQITRIQLESGCKIQIAADSGGLMERPCSLTGTPESIEQAKRLLIQIVDRCRNGPGFHGDGEGGASVQEMLIPASKVGLVIGRGGDTIKQLQERAGVKMMMIQDGPMPTGADKPLRISGDPYKVQAARELVLEVIREKDGDFRSGRNDFSARLGGASLDSVSLQVPVPRFAVGIVIGRNGEMIKKIQNDAGVRIQFKADDGISPERVAMVMGQPDRCQHAVHLINELIQTAQERDGFGSALRSGRVRGRGDWTMGSPGPLQEVTYTIPADKCGLVIGKGGETIKSINQQSGAHVELQRNPPPSTDPNTRVFTIRGTAQQMDLARQLIDDKIGGSGIMSNGGFGFSPFTQGPAAHQNCGSGQTFLTGVWGNTYQTSWQNPGQQDPGQQNQPQSLMADYSKAWEDYYKKQSQSSQQSSVPDYTAALAEYYRQQQPYLWNAAQIQDH, from the exons ATGGTGGGTAAGATGGGCGGAGACGCCATGTCTCACCTCAACAGCTCCTCAGGAAGCATTGAGCCCTCGCTGTACTACCCTGGACAGAAACGACCAGGAGAAGACGGAG taggTAACCAGCTAGCAGCCATGGGGCATCAAAG cagggTAATCACAGAGGATTACAAGGTCCCCGACAGGATGGTCGGCTTCA TTattggaagaggaggggagcagATCACCAGGATCCAGTTGGAGTCCGGCTGCAAGATCCAGATTGCTGCCG acagcGGAGGTCTGATGGAGCGGCCATGTTCCCTGACTGGAACTCCAGAGAGCATCGA gcaGGCGAAGCGTCTCCTGATCCAGATCGTGGATCGCTGCAGAAACGGTCCGGGTTTTCACGGCGACGGTGAAGGCGGAGCCTCCGTGCAGGAGATGCTGATCCCTGCCAGCAAGGTGGGGCTGGTGATTGGCCGAGGAGGAGACACCATCAAACAGCTGCAG GAGCGTGCGggggtgaagatgatgatgatccaGGACGGTCCGATGCCCACGGGAGCCGACAAACCTCTCCGCATCTCCGGAGACCCGTACAAAGTGCAG gcAGCGAGGGAGTTGGTGCTGGAGGTGATCCGGGAGAAGGACGGAGACTTCAGGTCGGGACGCAACGACTTCAGCGCTCGTCTGGGAGGAGCCAGCCTGGAC TCCGTCTCTCTGCAGGTTCCAGTTCCCAGGTTTGCTGTCGGCATCGTGATCGGCAGGAACGGAGAAATGATCAAGAAGATCCAGAACGACGCCGGAGTCCGGATCCAGTTCAAAGCAG ATGACGGCATCAGTCCAGAGCGCGTTGCCATGGTGATGGGTCAGCCAGACCGCTGTCAGCATGCTGTTCACCTCATCAACGAGCTCATCCAGACCGCACAG GAGCGTGATGGTTTCGGCTCGGCCCTGCGGAGCGGCAGGGTCAGAGGTCGTGGTGATTGGACCATGGGCTCCCCCGGCCCGCTACAGGAAGTGACCTACACCATCCCGGCTGACAAGTGCGGCCTGGTCATCGGCAAAG gaggagaaaccATCAAGAGCATCAACCAGCAGTCCGGGGCCCACGTGGAGCTCCagaggaacccccccccctccaccgaCCCCAACACTCGGGTCTTCACCATCCGGGGTACCGCCCAGCAGATGGACCTGGCCCGCCAGCTCATAGACGACAAGATCGGG GGTTCGGGGATCATGAGTAACGGAGGTTTTGGATTCAGTCCTTTCACTCAGGGACCTGCTGCCCACCAGAA ctgtggcAGCGGTCAGACCTTCCTCACTGGCGTTTGGGGAAACACCTACCAGACCAGCTGGCAGAACCCTGGACAACAAGACCCCG GTCAACAGAACCAACCTCAGAGCCTGATGGCCGACTACAGTAAGGCCTGGGAGGACTACTACAAGAAGCAGA gtcaGTCGTCTCAGCAGAGTTCAGTTCCAGACTACACTGCAGCGTTAGCAGAATACTACAGACAGCAGCAGCCCTACCTGTGGAATGCCGCCCagatacag GATCACtag